A genomic stretch from Telopea speciosissima isolate NSW1024214 ecotype Mountain lineage chromosome 7, Tspe_v1, whole genome shotgun sequence includes:
- the LOC122668419 gene encoding uncharacterized protein LOC122668419, which yields MPNDAATFHEAEASSLSPTIPPHSPYFLHASDQPGTPLVTPLLNGDNFPTWHHARIIALQAKNKLQFLDGSLRKPASTSFDLPHWIRCNSMVCSWIVHSIIPTITHNILWINSTRDAWLDLQTHFSLKKAPQIFEIRRSISNLYQGLDSIFAYYTKLKGLCDEFSSYRALPTCTCGSATTIRGFYDSDLLMDFLQGLHDSYSVVRSQILLMDPLPSFAKVYSLLLQEELQRSIHSLPTPPIDHAAMALDRSKLQSQRPKPFYHYDFCSKDGHSKARCFKKHGFPDNKNPKNYSKDINTNRSNAAAQRGSTSNMPSNLAAAISTGSTILTSGPTLSADQIQQLLALLPVGNSHPLEHVAGPTFEDNYYEG from the exons ATGCCTAACGATGCTGCAACTTTCCATGAAGCTGAAGCTTCTTCCCTCTCACCGACCATACCTCCTCACTCCCCATACTTTCTCCACGCATCTGATCAGCCAGGCACGCCTCTTGTTACACCACTTCTCAATGGGGACAATTTTCCTACATGGCATCATGCCAGGATCATTGCTCTTCAGGCAAAGAATAAGCTCCAGTTTCTTGATGGTTCTTTGCGCAAACCAGCTTCTACTTCATTTGATCTACCCCATTGGATTCGCTGTAATAGCATGGTGTGTTCTTGGATTGTACATTCCATCATTCCCACCATCACTCACAACATACTTTGGATCAACTCTACCAGGGATGCTTGGCTCGACTTGCAAACCCATTTTTCTCTGAAAAAAGCTCCGCAGATTTTTGAAATCCGTCGTTCCATCTCCAATTTATATCAAGGTCTTGATTCAATCTTTGCATACTATACCAAATTGAAGGGTTTATGCGATGAGTTTTCTTCTTATCGCGCTTTACCAACTTGCACTTGTGGTTCTGCTACCACCATCCGGGGGTTTTATGACTCCGATTTATTGATGGATTTTCTGCAAGGTCTTCATGATTCATACTCTGTTGTCCGCAGCCAGATCCTATTAATGGATCCATTACCATCATTTGCCAAGGTTTATTCCCTACTATTGCAAGAGGAACTTCAAAGATCGATCCACTCATTACCCACACCACCTATTGATCACGCTGCCATGGCTCTTGACCGTTCCAAACTGCAAAGTCAGCGTCCTAAACCATTTTACCACTATGATTTTTGTAGTAAAGATGGTCATTCCAAAGCAAGGTGTTTCAAGAAGCATGGCTTTCCGGACAACAAGAACCCAAAGAATTACTCTAAGGATATAAACACCAATCGCAGCAATGCTGCTGCCCAAAGAGGTTCTACCTCTAACATGCCTTCAAACTTGGCTGCGGCTATCTCTACAGGGTCAACTATTTTGACTTCGGGACCCACATTATCTGCTGATCAGATTCAACAGCTTCTAGCATTACTCCCTGTTGGTAATTCTCATCCCCTCGAACATGTTGCAG GACCCACGTTCGAAGACAATTATTACGAAGGGTAA